The following proteins are co-located in the Egicoccus sp. AB-alg2 genome:
- the glgC gene encoding glucose-1-phosphate adenylyltransferase, producing the protein MAARGPKVLSVVLAGGEGKRLYPLTRDRAKPAVPFGGNYRLVDFALSNLVNSGYRRIVVLTQYKSHSLDMHLAKTWRMSTLLGNYVSPVPAQMRTGKSWFQGSADAIYQNMNIIRDERPDYICVFGADNLYRMDAEQMVEGHIASGAGVTVAALRVPVEQAYAFGVIEPGDDGRIRAFHEKPSDAKGLPDDPHSVYASMGNYVFTTEALIDALNLDAADAASAHDMGGNIITMMVERGDAAVHDFVRDNDVPGSTDRDRGYWRDVGTIDAYHSAHMDLISVHPIFNLYNLDWPIYSWHDPLPPAKFVFDSEDRRGVATDSMVCSGVVVSGGAVRGSVLSPGVHVHTGSLVERSVLLHGVDIGRGAVVRNAIVDKNVHIPPGTRIGVDREEDAARFHVSDGGIVVIGKDDRVPGPDEA; encoded by the coding sequence ATGGCGGCGCGCGGTCCGAAGGTGTTGAGCGTCGTGCTGGCGGGAGGCGAGGGCAAGCGCCTGTACCCGCTGACCCGGGACCGGGCGAAGCCGGCCGTGCCGTTCGGCGGCAACTACCGGCTGGTCGACTTCGCGCTCTCCAACCTCGTCAACTCCGGCTACCGCCGGATCGTGGTGCTGACCCAGTACAAGAGCCACAGCCTCGACATGCACCTGGCCAAGACCTGGCGGATGTCGACGCTGCTGGGCAACTACGTCTCGCCCGTGCCGGCGCAGATGCGTACGGGCAAGTCGTGGTTCCAGGGCTCGGCGGACGCCATCTACCAGAACATGAACATCATCCGCGACGAGCGACCCGACTACATCTGCGTGTTCGGCGCGGACAACCTCTACCGCATGGACGCCGAGCAGATGGTCGAGGGTCACATCGCCTCGGGCGCCGGGGTGACGGTCGCGGCGCTGCGGGTGCCGGTCGAGCAGGCCTACGCGTTCGGGGTGATCGAACCGGGCGACGACGGCCGCATCCGCGCCTTCCACGAGAAGCCGTCGGACGCCAAGGGTCTGCCCGACGATCCCCACAGTGTCTACGCGTCCATGGGCAACTACGTCTTCACCACCGAGGCGCTGATCGACGCGCTGAACCTCGACGCGGCCGACGCGGCGTCCGCCCACGACATGGGTGGCAACATCATCACGATGATGGTCGAGCGGGGCGATGCCGCCGTCCACGACTTCGTCCGCGACAACGACGTCCCGGGCTCCACCGACCGCGACCGCGGCTACTGGCGCGACGTCGGGACGATCGACGCGTACCACTCGGCCCACATGGACCTGATCTCCGTCCACCCGATCTTCAACCTGTACAACCTCGACTGGCCCATCTACTCCTGGCACGACCCGCTGCCACCGGCGAAGTTCGTGTTCGACAGCGAGGACCGCCGCGGCGTGGCGACCGACTCGATGGTGTGCTCCGGCGTGGTGGTGTCGGGTGGCGCCGTCCGCGGCTCGGTGCTCTCCCCCGGGGTCCACGTCCACACCGGATCGCTGGTCGAGCGCTCCGTGCTGTTGCACGGCGTCGACATCGGTCGCGGGGCGGTCGTACGCAACGCCATCGTCGACAAGAACGTCCACATCCCGCCGGGCACCCGCATCGGCGTCGATCGCGAGGAGGACGCGGCCCGGTTCCACGTGTCCGACGGCGGCATCGTGGTGATCGGCAAGGACGACCGCGTGCCCGGCCCCGACGAGGCATGA
- a CDS encoding methylated-DNA--[protein]-cysteine S-methyltransferase: MYHGIVDSPLGPITLVCDGESLVGCYLEQQRHRPAETDFGVRDDHVVAEAAAQLSEYFAGERRTFDLPLSFARGTDFQQQVWRALCEIPYGETVSYGELAARIGQPTASRAVGLANGRNPIGIIVPCHRVVGANGTLTGYGGGLGRKQQLLDLERGHAQLSLV; this comes from the coding sequence ATGTACCACGGCATCGTCGACAGCCCCCTCGGGCCCATCACGCTCGTCTGCGACGGCGAGTCGCTGGTCGGCTGCTACCTCGAGCAGCAGCGCCACCGCCCCGCCGAGACGGACTTCGGCGTCCGCGACGACCACGTGGTCGCCGAGGCCGCCGCCCAGCTGTCGGAGTACTTCGCCGGTGAGCGCCGGACCTTCGACCTGCCGCTGTCGTTCGCGCGCGGGACCGACTTCCAGCAGCAGGTGTGGCGGGCCCTGTGCGAGATCCCGTACGGCGAGACGGTCTCCTACGGCGAACTGGCCGCGCGCATCGGGCAGCCGACGGCGTCCCGGGCGGTGGGCCTGGCCAATGGCCGCAACCCGATCGGGATCATCGTGCCCTGCCACCGCGTGGTCGGCGCCAACGGCACACTGACCGGGTACGGCGGCGGCCTGGGCCGCAAGCAGCAGCTGCTCGACCTCGAACGCGGACACGCCCAGCTGTCGCTGGTCTGA
- a CDS encoding FdhF/YdeP family oxidoreductase, producing the protein MGRRPPVEDQGDERLEVGPPKTAAAGLPAVAWSLRHARDQMGLARAARTLPKLNQVDGYDCPGCAWPEPERRHLAEFCENGVKAVANEATRRRVDRDFFARHTVGELREKSEHWLGQQGRLTEPMVKRAGSDHYEPIGWDDAFGLIASHLRALDAPDEAVFYTSGRTSNEAAFVYQLFVRAFGTNNLPDCSNLCHESSGAALTEMLGVGKGTVQLHDLEDTDLIFVVGQNPGTNHPRMLSTLERAKQNGARIITVNPLPEAGLLRFDNPQTATGLLGRGTPLTDRYLQIRLNGDLALFKALNAGLLQAEADAPGTVLDHEFLATRTAGFEAFAEAARRLDWDEVDAATGLTREEIAATLADVLRAKRIVVCWAMGLTQHRNAVDTIKEIVNFLLLRGNIGRPGAGVCPVRGHSNVQGDRTMGIYEKPSPAFLDALEREFGFTPPRDHGVDVVDAIRALRDGRAKVFMAVGGNFVGASPDTAATEAAMANAALTVQVSTKLNRSHGVVGREALILPTLSRPELDVQASGPQMVTVEDSMSLVHPSSGGLPPASEQLRSEVAILAGIAQATLGDRHGIDWAGFVDDYDRVRDHIANVVPGFEDFNRRLRTLGSFLLPNAARDGADELATETGRAQFAVTELEVLRVPPGRLLLQTIRSHDQYNTTIYGLDDRYRGIKQGRRVVFVHADDLAELGLADGEVVDLVSEWSDGVERRAEAFRTVAFPTARGCAAAYFPETNVLVPLDSTARTSNTPTSKSVVVRLEPARVPAPTGAPVAAQA; encoded by the coding sequence GTGGGACGTCGTCCGCCGGTGGAGGACCAGGGTGACGAGCGGCTCGAGGTGGGTCCGCCGAAGACCGCCGCGGCCGGGTTGCCCGCGGTGGCGTGGTCGCTTCGTCACGCCCGTGACCAGATGGGCCTTGCCCGCGCCGCCCGGACGCTGCCGAAGTTGAACCAGGTCGACGGCTACGACTGTCCCGGCTGCGCCTGGCCGGAGCCCGAGCGGCGTCACCTGGCCGAGTTCTGCGAGAACGGCGTCAAGGCGGTTGCCAACGAGGCGACGCGGCGGCGGGTCGACCGGGACTTCTTCGCCCGTCACACCGTCGGCGAACTGCGCGAGAAGTCCGAGCACTGGCTGGGTCAGCAGGGCCGCCTCACCGAACCGATGGTCAAGCGCGCCGGCAGCGACCACTACGAACCGATCGGTTGGGACGACGCCTTCGGGTTGATCGCGTCGCACCTGCGGGCGCTCGACGCACCGGACGAGGCGGTCTTCTACACCTCCGGGCGCACGTCCAACGAGGCGGCGTTCGTCTACCAGTTGTTCGTCCGCGCCTTCGGGACCAACAACCTGCCCGACTGCTCCAACCTGTGCCACGAGTCGTCGGGGGCCGCGCTGACGGAGATGCTCGGCGTCGGCAAGGGGACCGTGCAGTTGCACGACCTCGAGGACACGGACCTGATCTTCGTCGTCGGGCAGAACCCCGGCACCAACCATCCGCGGATGCTGTCGACGCTCGAGCGGGCGAAGCAGAACGGCGCCCGCATCATCACGGTCAACCCGTTGCCGGAGGCCGGCCTGCTGCGTTTCGACAACCCGCAGACCGCCACCGGGCTGCTCGGTCGGGGGACGCCGCTGACCGATCGCTACCTGCAGATCCGGCTCAACGGTGACCTGGCCCTCTTCAAGGCGCTCAACGCCGGGCTGCTGCAGGCCGAGGCCGACGCGCCCGGCACCGTGCTCGACCACGAGTTCCTCGCGACCCGCACCGCCGGGTTCGAGGCCTTCGCCGAAGCCGCCCGCCGCCTCGACTGGGACGAGGTCGACGCGGCGACCGGCCTGACGCGTGAGGAGATCGCCGCGACCCTGGCCGACGTACTGCGTGCGAAGCGGATCGTCGTGTGCTGGGCGATGGGCCTGACCCAGCACCGCAACGCCGTCGACACGATCAAGGAGATCGTGAACTTCCTGCTGCTGCGCGGCAACATCGGCCGGCCCGGCGCCGGTGTGTGTCCGGTCCGTGGGCACTCGAACGTCCAGGGCGACCGCACGATGGGCATCTACGAGAAGCCGTCGCCGGCCTTCCTCGACGCCCTGGAGCGCGAGTTCGGGTTCACCCCGCCACGAGACCACGGGGTCGACGTCGTCGACGCCATCCGTGCGCTGCGCGACGGCCGCGCCAAGGTGTTCATGGCCGTCGGTGGCAACTTCGTCGGCGCGTCACCGGACACCGCCGCGACCGAGGCCGCGATGGCCAACGCCGCGCTGACCGTGCAGGTCTCTACCAAGCTCAACCGCTCGCACGGCGTCGTCGGTCGCGAGGCGCTGATCCTGCCCACCCTCAGCCGTCCGGAGCTGGACGTGCAGGCCAGCGGTCCGCAGATGGTGACGGTCGAGGACTCCATGAGCCTGGTGCACCCGTCCAGCGGTGGTCTGCCGCCGGCCTCCGAGCAGCTGCGTTCCGAGGTGGCGATCCTCGCCGGCATCGCCCAGGCCACGCTGGGGGACCGGCACGGCATCGACTGGGCGGGGTTCGTCGACGACTACGACCGGGTCCGCGACCACATCGCCAACGTCGTGCCCGGCTTCGAGGACTTCAACCGCCGGTTGCGCACGCTCGGCAGCTTCCTGCTGCCGAATGCCGCCCGCGACGGCGCCGACGAGCTGGCGACCGAGACCGGCCGTGCCCAGTTCGCGGTCACGGAACTCGAGGTGCTGCGGGTCCCGCCCGGTCGGCTGCTGCTGCAGACGATCCGCAGCCACGACCAGTACAACACCACCATCTACGGGCTCGACGACCGCTACCGCGGCATCAAGCAGGGTCGCCGCGTGGTGTTCGTTCACGCCGACGACCTCGCAGAGCTCGGGCTCGCCGACGGCGAGGTGGTGGACCTCGTCAGCGAGTGGAGCGACGGCGTCGAACGGCGCGCCGAGGCGTTCCGTACCGTGGCGTTCCCAACCGCCCGTGGCTGTGCTGCCGCCTACTTCCCGGAGACGAACGTGCTCGTCCCGCTCGACTCGACCGCGCGAACCAGCAACACCCCGACGTCCAAGTCGGTGGTGGTCCGCCTCGAGCCGGCGCGGGTCCCGGCGCCGACGGGGGCCCCCGTGGCGGCCCAGGCATGA
- a CDS encoding acyl-CoA thioesterase, whose amino-acid sequence MSASTTIKVRFHELDPNGHVNHGVYANYFETARIELLDALGFGPSVLAERGVHLVVVELRIRFRRAARAGQTLTVQTGIKELRRASSWWSQRLLDDDGEVIAEAEVRSSATDPAGRPIRPPDDLAEKLATLQD is encoded by the coding sequence ATGAGTGCTTCCACGACCATCAAGGTCCGGTTCCACGAGCTCGACCCCAACGGGCACGTCAACCACGGCGTCTACGCCAACTACTTCGAGACGGCCCGCATCGAACTGCTCGACGCGCTCGGGTTCGGCCCGTCCGTGCTGGCCGAACGCGGCGTGCACCTCGTCGTCGTGGAACTGCGGATCCGGTTCCGCCGTGCCGCGCGGGCCGGGCAGACCCTCACCGTGCAGACCGGCATCAAGGAGCTGCGTCGCGCGTCGTCCTGGTGGTCGCAGCGCCTCCTCGACGACGACGGCGAGGTGATCGCCGAGGCGGAGGTCCGCTCGTCGGCGACCGACCCGGCGGGGCGCCCCATCCGTCCGCCGGACGACCTCGCCGAGAAGCTCGCCACGCTGCAGGACTGA
- a CDS encoding DNA-3-methyladenine glycosylase 2 family protein: protein MYEDTERCVRAVQSKDARFDGWFFTAVLTTRIYCRPSCPVVAPKPHNMRFYPTAAAAQQAGFRACKRCRPDASPGSPAWDHRADVVARAMRLIGDGVVDREGVPGLAARLGYSPRQIQRHLQAEVGTGPLALARAQRAQTARLLIETTDLALTDVAFAAGFGSVRSFNDVVREVFALSPRELRARVRRGAATAGSGTVALRLPFRRPLCPDNLFGHLVATAVPGVEEWRDGAYRRTLRLPHGPGVVALRPAEDHVACELRLSDFRDLGAAIARCRRLLDLDADPIAVDEHLASDPALADEVAAAPGRRVPRSVDAEELAIRAVLGQQVSTAAAATHAGRLAALAGETVADPDGGLTHLFPSAETLSALPDDVFRLPAARIAALRGLAAALAARTIDLGPGADRAAAREQLQALPGLGPWTVEVIAMRGLGDPDAFLPGDLGVRLAAERLGLPASPAALVRRAEAWRPWRAYAVQYLWATGDHAVNRLPVTAA from the coding sequence ATGTACGAAGACACCGAGCGCTGTGTACGGGCTGTGCAGTCGAAGGACGCACGGTTCGACGGGTGGTTCTTCACGGCCGTGCTGACCACCCGGATCTACTGCCGGCCGAGCTGCCCCGTGGTCGCGCCCAAGCCGCACAACATGCGCTTCTATCCCACCGCGGCGGCCGCCCAGCAGGCCGGCTTCCGCGCGTGCAAGCGGTGCCGGCCCGACGCGAGTCCGGGGTCGCCGGCGTGGGACCATCGGGCCGACGTGGTCGCGCGGGCGATGCGTCTGATCGGCGACGGGGTCGTGGATCGTGAGGGCGTGCCCGGTCTGGCCGCGCGCCTGGGCTACAGCCCGCGCCAGATCCAGCGCCACCTGCAGGCCGAGGTCGGGACCGGTCCCCTGGCACTGGCGCGGGCGCAGCGGGCCCAGACCGCCCGTCTGCTGATCGAGACCACGGACCTGGCGCTCACCGACGTCGCTTTCGCGGCCGGGTTCGGCAGCGTGCGCTCCTTCAACGACGTGGTCCGCGAGGTGTTCGCCCTCTCGCCCCGCGAACTGCGTGCACGGGTGCGCCGTGGCGCCGCCACCGCCGGCTCCGGCACCGTGGCCCTGCGCCTGCCGTTCCGGCGGCCGTTGTGCCCCGACAACCTGTTCGGTCACCTGGTAGCGACCGCCGTCCCGGGCGTCGAGGAATGGCGTGACGGGGCCTACCGGCGCACGCTGCGGCTGCCCCACGGACCCGGCGTCGTCGCACTGCGGCCCGCGGAGGACCACGTCGCCTGCGAGTTGCGCCTGAGCGACTTCCGCGACCTGGGTGCCGCCATCGCGCGCTGCCGACGCCTGCTGGACCTCGACGCGGATCCGATCGCGGTCGACGAACACCTCGCGTCGGATCCCGCCCTGGCCGACGAGGTCGCGGCCGCACCCGGTCGGCGCGTGCCCCGCAGCGTCGATGCCGAGGAACTGGCGATCCGTGCGGTGCTCGGCCAGCAGGTCTCCACGGCGGCCGCCGCCACCCACGCGGGCCGGCTGGCGGCACTGGCCGGTGAAACGGTGGCGGATCCCGACGGTGGCCTCACGCACCTGTTCCCCTCGGCCGAGACGTTGTCGGCACTGCCCGACGACGTCTTCCGACTGCCCGCCGCTCGCATCGCCGCCCTGCGCGGTCTGGCCGCCGCCCTGGCCGCGCGCACGATCGACCTCGGCCCCGGCGCCGACCGCGCCGCCGCACGCGAACAGTTGCAGGCGCTGCCGGGGCTCGGCCCCTGGACCGTCGAGGTGATCGCGATGCGCGGGCTGGGCGACCCGGACGCGTTCCTGCCCGGCGACCTCGGCGTCCGCCTGGCGGCGGAGCGGTTGGGCCTGCCCGCCTCGCCTGCCGCGCTGGTGCGCCGGGCCGAGGCCTGGCGGCCGTGGCGCGCCTACGCCGTGCAGTACCTGTGGGCGACCGGGGACCACGCCGTCAACCGCCTGCCCGTCACCGCCGCCTGA
- a CDS encoding MOSC domain-containing protein, whose protein sequence is MQKVGSVAELRRYPVKSMAGEVLATARIERRGVVGDRRWAVTDSDGKFGSSKTTRRFQRMDGLLHLAASYAQDLTPVVAFPDGRLLAADDPHVDEALSDHVGRPVRLLAEADVSHFDEGPLHLVTTASIAAVAERQRAPVTTLRLRANLLVDVGAAEGLVEDAWVGRNLAIGDEVVVSIREPMPRCVMVEQSQKEVSAAPGLLGTIGRVNRACLGAVADVVRTGAVRLDDPVRLLA, encoded by the coding sequence ATGCAGAAGGTCGGCTCGGTCGCGGAACTTCGGCGCTATCCCGTCAAGTCGATGGCCGGCGAGGTGCTCGCCACCGCCAGGATCGAGCGGCGCGGTGTCGTCGGTGACCGCCGCTGGGCGGTCACCGACTCCGACGGCAAGTTCGGCAGCAGCAAGACGACCCGCCGGTTCCAGAGGATGGACGGACTGCTGCACCTCGCGGCCAGCTACGCCCAGGATCTGACGCCCGTCGTCGCTTTCCCCGACGGTCGGCTCCTGGCCGCTGACGACCCACACGTCGACGAGGCGCTGTCGGACCACGTCGGGCGTCCGGTTCGCCTGCTGGCCGAGGCGGACGTCTCCCACTTCGACGAGGGGCCGCTCCATCTCGTCACGACGGCCTCGATCGCGGCCGTCGCCGAGCGGCAACGCGCTCCGGTGACGACGCTGCGTCTGCGTGCGAACCTGCTGGTCGACGTCGGCGCGGCGGAAGGTCTCGTGGAGGACGCCTGGGTGGGCCGGAACCTCGCCATCGGCGACGAGGTCGTGGTCAGCATCCGCGAACCGATGCCCCGCTGCGTGATGGTGGAGCAGTCGCAGAAAGAGGTGTCCGCTGCCCCGGGACTGCTCGGGACCATCGGGCGCGTCAACCGCGCCTGCCTCGGTGCCGTCGCGGACGTGGTCCGTACGGGAGCGGTTCGCCTCGACGACCCCGTCCGACTTCTCGCCTGA
- a CDS encoding N-acetyltransferase family protein, with protein sequence MLIREATRDDVPDVVALLADDDLGRRRESTEHPLDEGYWAAFDAIESDRNHRLVVLEADDGHVAGCLQLSFLPHLTFRRGWRAQIEAVRIASARRGTGLGRVLFDWAIEEARRRGCHLVQLTTNVQRPDALAFYESLGFTVTHQGLKLYLQGDVTGR encoded by the coding sequence GTGCTGATCCGCGAAGCCACCCGGGACGACGTCCCGGACGTCGTCGCGCTGCTCGCGGACGACGACCTCGGACGCCGACGCGAGTCGACCGAACACCCCCTCGACGAGGGCTATTGGGCCGCCTTCGACGCCATCGAAAGTGACCGCAACCATCGCCTGGTGGTGCTCGAGGCGGACGACGGGCACGTGGCGGGGTGCCTGCAGCTGAGCTTCCTGCCCCACCTCACGTTCCGAAGGGGCTGGCGAGCCCAGATCGAGGCCGTGCGTATCGCTTCGGCTCGACGCGGCACCGGGCTCGGTCGTGTCCTGTTCGACTGGGCCATCGAGGAGGCGCGACGCCGTGGCTGCCACCTCGTCCAACTGACGACGAACGTGCAACGGCCAGACGCGCTCGCGTTCTACGAGTCGCTCGGGTTCACGGTCACCCATCAAGGCCTGAAGCTGTACCTGCAGGGCGACGTCACCGGCCGGTGA
- the glgA gene encoding glycogen synthase yields the protein MSPAPRVGLLTKEYPPEVYGGAGVHVAELARALDGLVDVEVHCFGEPREDPLVAGTYREWDALKGDAPELAALRTMSADLAVTAGVAGVDLVHSHTWYANLAGHLAKLVYGVPHVATTHSLEPLRPWKREQLGGGYALSSFCERTALEHADAVIAVSQGMRDDVLACYPAVDPARVHVVHNGVDPVGWHRVEGTATPDAFGIDRARPYAVFVGRITRQKGVTHLLDAAARLPAGSQLVLCAGAPDTPQIAEEFRTRVAELERAPVDVVWIEEMLPRERLLEVLSHAAVFVCPSIYEPFGIVNLEAMACELPVVASAVGGIPEIVVPGETGWLVPFEPGGDELGSPADPGAFADALAERIVACLDDPQAAAAMGRTGRARVEERFSWRAIGQATADLYRSLLT from the coding sequence GTGAGCCCTGCCCCCCGCGTCGGCCTGCTGACCAAGGAGTACCCGCCGGAGGTGTACGGCGGCGCCGGTGTCCATGTCGCCGAGTTGGCCCGCGCCCTGGACGGGCTGGTCGACGTCGAGGTGCACTGCTTCGGCGAGCCCCGCGAGGATCCGCTGGTGGCGGGCACCTACCGGGAGTGGGACGCGTTGAAGGGTGACGCGCCCGAGCTGGCGGCGCTGCGGACCATGTCGGCCGACCTCGCGGTCACGGCGGGCGTCGCCGGGGTCGACCTCGTGCACAGCCACACCTGGTACGCGAACCTCGCCGGGCACCTCGCGAAGCTGGTGTACGGCGTCCCGCACGTGGCGACGACCCATTCGCTCGAGCCGTTGCGGCCGTGGAAGCGCGAGCAGCTCGGTGGCGGCTACGCGCTGTCGAGCTTCTGCGAACGCACCGCCCTGGAGCACGCCGACGCCGTCATCGCGGTGTCACAGGGCATGCGAGACGACGTGCTGGCCTGCTACCCGGCGGTCGACCCCGCCCGGGTGCACGTGGTCCACAACGGGGTCGATCCGGTGGGCTGGCACCGCGTCGAGGGAACCGCCACGCCCGACGCCTTCGGGATCGACCGCGCCCGCCCCTATGCCGTGTTCGTGGGCCGCATCACGCGCCAGAAGGGTGTCACGCACCTGTTGGACGCCGCGGCACGGCTCCCGGCCGGCAGCCAGCTGGTGCTGTGCGCCGGGGCGCCCGACACCCCGCAGATCGCCGAGGAGTTCCGCACGCGCGTCGCGGAGCTCGAGCGGGCACCCGTGGACGTGGTGTGGATCGAGGAGATGCTGCCGCGCGAGCGGCTGCTGGAGGTGCTGTCGCACGCGGCGGTGTTCGTCTGCCCGTCGATCTACGAGCCGTTCGGCATCGTCAACCTCGAGGCGATGGCGTGCGAGCTGCCGGTGGTGGCCAGCGCCGTGGGCGGCATCCCGGAGATCGTGGTTCCGGGCGAGACCGGCTGGCTCGTGCCCTTCGAACCAGGCGGCGACGAGCTGGGCAGCCCGGCGGATCCAGGCGCGTTCGCGGACGCGCTGGCCGAGCGGATCGTCGCCTGCCTGGACGACCCGCAGGCGGCCGCGGCGATGGGTCGCACCGGTCGTGCCCGGGTCGAGGAGCGCTTCAGCTGGCGCGCGATCGGCCAGGCCACTGCGGACCTCTACCGTTCGCTGCTGACGTAA
- a CDS encoding amidohydrolase → MGRAGTAEVLFVVEDPRRASIWTGTDAPTDAVAVAEGRIVALGPDARSWRGPGTEVVALREGSLLPGFRDGHLHPLNGGAETLDCDLVDSVDVDEVLARLRTFVADHPDPADTPWILGWGYPPEILPGGVGRAELLDRVVAERPAALWSSDHHMVWVNTRALEVAGITAATADPPRGTIVRDADGHPVGTLLEDAEHLLEAHIPPRGVEKEARGLEVGLQRMVSAGLVFGQDAWCVPAMLDAYRRIAEAGGMRADLDLACKVEPDGWVDQVAAFEAVRARAAADEAARRRDGVPGGRVTATTVKFFVDGVIEGGTAALLEPYLPLDGHGCGDAHDHGISNWTADELTQAAAAMDAAGFQLHLHAIGDAGIRMALDAIDAVARRNGPRDRRPVIAHTHLVHPDDLPRFRRLGVVANFEPLWAQDNEIMRDLTVPRLGPERARWQYPIGSLVRDGAHVSFGSDWPVSSHEPLDGIAVAVTRQVPGEAPGAGAAGDEVFLPDERIGLDAALRAYTAGTAHQAGDEAEAGTIALGQRADLVVTAQDVLRVPPRELGDVEVAGTWLRGRRVHGEPA, encoded by the coding sequence ATGGGCAGAGCCGGGACCGCCGAGGTGCTGTTCGTCGTCGAGGACCCGCGTCGGGCGTCGATCTGGACCGGCACGGACGCACCGACCGACGCCGTGGCCGTCGCCGAGGGCCGCATCGTCGCCCTGGGGCCGGACGCCCGTTCGTGGCGCGGCCCGGGGACCGAGGTGGTGGCGCTGCGCGAGGGCAGCCTACTGCCGGGCTTCCGGGACGGGCACCTGCACCCGCTCAACGGTGGCGCGGAGACGCTCGACTGTGACCTGGTCGACAGCGTCGACGTCGACGAGGTGCTCGCGCGGCTGCGCACGTTCGTGGCCGACCACCCAGACCCCGCCGACACACCGTGGATCCTCGGCTGGGGCTATCCGCCGGAGATCCTGCCCGGCGGGGTCGGTCGTGCCGAGCTGCTCGACCGGGTCGTCGCCGAGCGGCCGGCCGCGCTGTGGTCCTCCGACCACCACATGGTCTGGGTCAACACCCGCGCCCTGGAGGTCGCCGGCATCACGGCCGCGACCGCCGACCCGCCGCGCGGCACGATCGTGCGCGACGCCGACGGGCACCCGGTCGGCACGCTGCTGGAGGACGCCGAGCACCTGCTGGAGGCCCACATCCCGCCACGCGGCGTGGAGAAGGAGGCCCGCGGCCTGGAGGTCGGGCTGCAGCGGATGGTCAGCGCCGGGCTCGTGTTCGGCCAGGACGCCTGGTGCGTGCCCGCGATGCTGGACGCCTACCGGCGGATCGCGGAAGCCGGCGGCATGCGCGCCGACCTCGACCTCGCCTGCAAGGTGGAGCCCGACGGGTGGGTCGACCAGGTCGCGGCGTTCGAAGCGGTGCGTGCCCGCGCGGCCGCCGACGAGGCGGCCCGGCGCCGTGACGGCGTTCCGGGTGGCCGTGTCACGGCCACCACCGTCAAGTTCTTCGTCGACGGGGTCATCGAGGGCGGCACGGCGGCACTGCTCGAGCCCTACCTGCCGCTGGACGGGCACGGGTGCGGTGACGCCCACGACCACGGCATCAGCAACTGGACGGCGGACGAGCTCACGCAGGCCGCCGCGGCGATGGACGCCGCCGGCTTCCAGTTGCACCTGCACGCCATCGGTGACGCGGGCATCCGCATGGCGCTGGACGCGATCGACGCGGTCGCCCGCCGCAACGGGCCCCGCGACCGTCGACCGGTGATCGCCCACACCCACCTGGTCCATCCCGACGACCTGCCGCGCTTCCGCCGGCTGGGCGTCGTGGCGAACTTCGAACCGCTGTGGGCCCAGGACAACGAGATCATGCGCGACCTGACCGTCCCGCGACTCGGCCCGGAGCGTGCCCGCTGGCAGTACCCGATCGGCTCGCTGGTCCGCGACGGCGCCCACGTCTCGTTCGGTAGCGACTGGCCGGTGTCCTCCCACGAGCCGCTGGACGGCATCGCGGTCGCGGTCACCCGCCAGGTCCCCGGTGAAGCGCCCGGCGCCGGTGCGGCCGGCGACGAGGTCTTCCTGCCCGACGAGCGGATCGGACTGGACGCCGCGCTGCGGGCCTACACCGCCGGGACCGCACACCAGGCCGGCGACGAGGCCGAGGCGGGCACGATCGCGCTCGGCCAGCGCGCCGACCTCGTGGTGACCGCGCAGGACGTGCTGCGCGTCCCGCCGCGCGAGCTCGGTGACGTCGAGGTGGCCGGGACGTGGCTACGGGGCCGGCGGGTCCACGGCGAGCCGGCCTGA